TACTACTTTTCCCTGCCCATATTTCCTATCCCAATAAGTCAATTTTCTACATCATTTTTGGGCACTATGCTTACACAAGGTTGGTCCAGAGTGATCTTTTAGTTTCCTTGCGCACATTATAATCTTCCTTCAATTTTTGAGGATACTCGTGGCTACTGTCTAGTCGAGTTGCTTTTATTGAGTAGTTTGTTACTTCAAACCTTCCAAACTCCCAACAATACTTGCAATGGAGGAACTTTGAGAGGATTTCAGATTAATGCATTCAGTATAGCAATTAACTAATGCAACGACCATGTATACAAAGTAATCACCAACTTCCGTATTCAATCCCAATCTAACAAATAATTCAGAAATGAGAACTGGAAGTCTCGGAACCAAACTCTAATACCACGTTGGATAACCATTAGTTGCACCTTAAAAGCTAAAGCTTTAGGGAACAGATCCACAAATACATCTCCAGGCACCATGTATGTTATACCAATATCATTGGAATGGAATGGAAGGAGAAACGGTGGTTATGGTTCATAAGAGACCAAGGAGAATTGCATGTGCCAAAAGGTGATAAAGAGAGCTTCCATTCTGAATTGTAGAAAATGGTAGGGGACCTACAGTTATGTTTGAGGATTTTCTTATATAATCAATCTCAGCTTCAGGAACTCTTATTTGTTCTGAGAATTGTGTACAAGATTACAAGCAAGCCCCATCACTCAATGAAAAAAGTCCTAGATCGATGTTCAAGCCCTTGAGGGGTTAAAGTACAATACCTAATATATTTGGTGGAGGAAGATAGCTTACATTGATGAAAAGGCAAATTTGGTGGGTGAGCATTGGACACTAGCCCGTGCACCGACCTAAGCTTTCACTTTATCAGACTACTCTACCCCGCATATCCGAGACTGCGCGTGCAAGAAAGCTATAGAGAATGTCCCTCCCTTCTCTCCACTTCAACACCCGAAAAACCAATATTAAACTCAGTGCTGTTCTGACTATTCTAGTCGACAAATCCTCGTAACTTCACTCACTCTCATACAGTAGTATTATTCTCTAATCATCATCTCTCATTCAGCTTTAGCTTTTCAGTTTGTATTGaactaactctctctctctttcacacacacacacacataattgTTTATGGAAATTTGGATGATCTACCTTTTCTAATCCAGGTTTAGAAGACAATGGTATTGTAAATCATTATTTGCCAAATTTATTCTCAATTATTCTCTGAGACTGACTAGCTATGTCACAAAAGCTTTGTCCTAATAATTTAGTGCAAGCTAGCTAGAACTAGAAATGTGAACTTTTAGACTTtaataattagttaattactgctgctgcaaatgaagatcaGTTACTAGCGCTTATTAATAGTAGTGTGATTTTGCTGTTACAGAGAGGCCAGAACTTAAAAATTCTAGCTGCCCCACGCATCAACTTGACAAACATGAGAGCAAGTTCACTCGTAGTCAAGGAATGTCAAAGTCgaaaagtcaagaattcgaccagtcaagttactgttTACTGCCACTAGACATGGGTTAGCACCCGTTTTTTTCATGACCGGTCAAACTGTTCATACTTTTTACTGTTCATTTCACTGTTCACACTTTGACTGTTCATTTTtacggttttttttttaaattttttttattgtttgcaTTTTACTGTTCGTTATTACTGTTCACACCCGACCCGTctgtttctccctcctccggcgtcCTCCGTCCACGGACCCGGCTcccccgaggtcgcctcacctcgTCCGGCCACTCCATGGCGTCAGCCGGCCCAGACGAAGCCCCCAAGCAGAGATCGAAGCTACCGAGGCAGAGATCGAAGCAAccccgaggtcgcctcacctcgTCCGGCCACTCCGTGGCATCAGCCGGCGGAGAAGCTGCCCCCAGGCAGAGATCGAAACACCCCCAggccgagatcgaagcaacTCCGTGGCGtctgtttctcttctctctccgcgGCCAAGCTGGCACAGGTTTTGACCGGGCAAGGAAAATGTCATCCTCTTGCCTTTTTTCTTGACTGAAGTCAAGAAAGTTCTAACTTTGCCCGGTCAAGCTTCTGTTGGTGGAAGATGGAATTTTTCCTTGCCCGATCACCACCTCAGCAAATCCTGACTTTGCCCGGTTAAAGAGTtcaccggtggacttgctctgaGACTATGCCAAAGCTTTTATCTGACAACTTGAACCTAAAAAACTACCGCTATATGTCGATGCCTGCTCTGCCTGGTGTCTCAATTGCTGATCgattacatgcattttcgcatacTTGATTTTGAGTTGCACTGAATGCGAGGAAAGAAAAATATAGGTTTACTGTAGTCTCTGTGAATGATATTCATGGCTAGATATTGTTAGGAAACTTATCCTAAATATCTCCTCTGTGTTAAGAATGTTTGATCTGTAGATATCTGTTACTTTTGTAGTCCTTGATTATAGCTCGATTGTAGCATCAGAGAGCTCAGTGCCTTGTGAATAGGGTCTGTACCTTCTATATGTAATCGTTATTGTATCAATGCAAATCACTTCAgccattcttctttctttcataGTATCAGAGCGGTTTAGTCATGTGTTTGGTTTCAGCGATGGTCACACGTGCTTACCGTCACCCAATATAACTTGTCCACATGTATGGCGTGAGAAATCACCACAcatgcgggggcgtgttgagaatgtgtataaatataactcccacattggaaaaatataactttgcttatgggtttataagTGTTTCAGCCACTTCattcattgccaattggttttaaatgtgaatccaaaattactttatcatggtatcagagctgaTGGTTCCATCGAGTGATAAAAAGGCTGGTCTCTTCACCAACAATGAGGAAGAAATATATATGTCTCCTCCGTCAGGGCTTTAGAGACAGTGGGAGGAAAACTTAGTTTGCCAACTCCACAAGTCGATGTCTCCTCCGTCAGGGCTTTAGAGATAGTGGGAGGAAAACTTAGTTTGCCAACTCCACAAGTCGTTGTATGGCCTAAAGCAGGTTATGTACAATCAAGAGCTAACTATTCTTTGTTCACCAAGAAACATGTCAAGTCCTTTACTGCTCTTctaatttatgttgatgataaaAGATGCAGGGTTGATAGGCGCAGCCCCTGCTGACAGTCCTATCGAGAGAGGTTTGAAATTGTCTGACAAAAGTGACTTGCTAAAAGATCCAACTTGTTATAGAAGACTTGTTGGGAGACTAATATATCTTACTGTTTCGAGACTAGACATTACATATTCAGTTCATGTACTGAGTAGGTTCATGCATCAACCTCGAAAGTTACATATAGAGGCAGCTCTGCGTGTTGGACGGTATATTAAGAAGGCACTAGTGAAGGactttttttcttccaaaagtGATTTCAGATTGCATGCTTTTTGTGATTCTGATTGGGCAAGTTGTGCAATTACTAGGAGATCCACCTCAAGATATTGTGTCTTTCTTGGTCCCTCACTAGTTTCATGGAGATCCAAGCGACAAAAAATAGTTTCCCTCTCTTCAGCTGAAGCAGAATATCGAGCAATAACTGGTGCTTGTTATGAACTCACATGGCTTCGATACCTTCTCAAGGATTTGGGAGTGTTGCATCAGGAACCAGCCCTTcaatattgtgataataaagcaGCGGTGCATATTGCAATAAATCCTGTTTTTCATGAGCGAACTCGAagtcaaatagaaaaaagttgagagaatgaatttctgatatattattacatccattctgtggtgtatataaacatattgcaatcgtactacaacgtactacaactattgtgtactactgtactacacaacatatacaaggtaagtagttacaacaatatattcccttattagtctattcctaatagagaactatgactcacactaacactccccctcaagttggcgcatatacatcaaccatgcccaacttgcttagtgagtcataaaacgccttcctggaaactcttttggtaagtacatctgcaagttgctcttcagttggaacaaaaggaaaactaataattttggtatctagcttctcctttgtaaagtgacgatcaacctccacatgcttagtacgatcatgctgtactggattctatgatatgtcaatggctgccttgttgaCACAATACAACTACATGGTActcttgagtttgaaacccaaatcacataacaaatttctcagccacaacaattcacacactccgtgagccataccacTATATACTCAGCCTTAGCACTAGATcatgccacaactttctgttttgtactcttccatgtaaccaaattacctcccacaaaggtaaagtaacccgatgttgacctcctgtctgtaatgtttccagcccaatctgcatctgtgaagccacaaacctcaagaatgttgttgtgtttagaaaatagtactccccttcctgtaGATGActttaagtacttcaaaattcgcataacagcatccatgtgactctcactcgggttatgcatgaattgactcaccacactcactgcatatgcaacatctggtctagtatgaaccaaataaatcaagcgcccaaccaaCCTCTGGTAGCGAGCTtaatcagtaggtacctgatctagatactcagctaaacaatggttctgctcaataggagtatcaacaggtctgcaatccaacaaacctgtctctgtcagcaagtcaagaacgtacttcctctaGCACAGATAGATTctttctctccccctggctacctcaattcctcagaagtacttaagttcacccaagtccttcatctcaaactcagaggctagctgtctctgcagtctatttatctcaacagtatcattgccagtgattaccatatcatccacataaataattagagctgttaccttcccttgttgatgcttaaggaacaaggtatggtctgagttgctctgtctgtaaccaaccttccgcatgaactgtgaaaatctttcaaaccaagcacgaggtgactgtttaagACCATATAAAGATCTTCTCaatctgcatacaaaatcaccaggagaagcaactacatacccaggtggaaggctcatgtacacttcctcgctaactctccatgaagaaatgcattcttgacatcaaactgtcggagtggccagtttaaactagcagcgaatgagagcagaacccgaatagtgttcatcttggcgacaggagcaaacgtttcatcgtagtctataccatacgtctgagtaaaccacTTTGTAACATGGCgagctttgtaccgattcactgatccatctgcattatgcttcacggtaaacacccaacgacaacctacagccttcttgcctagTGGTgtaggcacaagttgccaagtattgctcGTCTGCAacacctccatctcttcctccattgccttcctccactttggttcccccaatgcatcctacactttgttaggtactgatacagcagatatttgattcacaaaagattcatatgacttagacaacctcctagtggacatataattggatactgggtattttgatttggcagtaagagtaggttcatatcttgtggctgattgaccccgagtggtcctatttggtaacacatattgcccaacattagactcattactactagtactagtgggtggacatacctcaaatgagtgatcttcaataccaggaagctgtgggtcaggggtagaagtaaTGGTAGGAGggacagttgtgtcttcaacatcATTTTCGGCCATAGAGACTGGTGCTTGGATGTTTAGAGTTGTatcttcaacatcattttcGGCCATAGAAACTGGTGCTTGGATGTTTGGAGCTTCTGCTTCTAGAGGCAGCGAGCTAATGGTCTCAACTGGATCAGTCAAAATACCAcctgcttcttctcctccttctgattcctccccctctctatgatacagctcttcaaaaaatgaattctccccctgaagagctgtatctgaagaggaaaaataactcatgtcctcaaagaaagtaacatccataatGACAAAGTACttcctggtaggtggatgaaatcacttgtaccctttctgataccctccatagccaacaaacacacacttaagtgcccgggcatctaatttagacctctggttcttaggaacatggacaaaagaaacacaaccaaagacacaagctggaagattatgaaatgaaggtaaggagacatgagatgcaagaaccgcaaatggaatttttccctgaaggacactagagggaagacgattgataagatgggaggaagaatatatagcatcgccccaaagatagttaggcatatgggcactaaagagaagggcacgagccatatcaagtaaatgacagtttttcctttcagacactccattttgttcaggtgtttgtggacatgtggtttggtgaacaatcccatgggtgttaaaaaactcttagaaaacatgattaacatattcccccCCCAATTGTCAAAatgaaggactttaatggtgctatggtactatgtttgaacaagagtacgaaaagtttggaaagctggaaagacttcatctttggttttaagaagggcaacccatgacaatctcgtacaatcatcaataaacaacacaaaatatgtcatacccgatacagtgagctctctagaaggtctccaaacatcagaatgaatcaactcaaaaggaataacacttttatgagacactctaggagaataagtagcacgatgactcttggccaaaacacatatTTCACAACATAAAGCAGACTCATTCACACCAATAAAAAGAGTAGGCATGGTGGTTTTCATAAGACGAAGAGAAGGATGCCCTAAAtagcgatgccacaaccaaatttcacttatcttattagaattcgaagtcaaagcgactcgggactgtgctcctggtttctctcctacgtatgtctgatccagatggaacaaccagcccctcagatacccccgaccgactatctccctggtgagaagatcctgaaaaatcacatacataggataaaaggttacgaagtatttagactcagtattcaactgtgaaacagatatcaagtgatgagacaagtcaggtacatataacacattatcaAGCTCTAAAGTAGGAGTAATACGCATTGACCCTGatcctaacacaggaaaagccttagcattggcattggtgacataggacactaGTGGGGAAGACAAGTCAGTAAAAtacgatttatcataagtcatatgatcggaggcaccagaatcaataatccatgtatcagaaccaacaaagttagaaatttttaaagccataccaatcttaccacaacCAGCTATAGAGGCCGTAGGAGCAGCCCTACTTGTAGTATGATGATCATGTCCTGCTACGCCATAGAAGTCGGGTTCTTGAATTAATGGAACCGCAGCTGCCTttgccttaggacgataacctttCTTTTTGGGGTGCCCATTCagcttccaacaagtctcccgaacatgtCCAAAGTCAttgcaataagagcattgaggacaagggcggttggtgaagccttgtgggaCAGAAACCTCAACCTTCTAGACCTCATGGATCTTGGAACTCTGACCTTCACTGTTATCACCACACATTGCCATAGTACAATAGAAAACAACACACAAATCCCAAATTTTGCAGCGGAAATAAGAAGAACAGGAGGCTCCAAAATACtaacagattttttttaatttttttaaatttttttttaaatggaacCTGGGTTGAGACGGTGACGATGGTAGAGCTTGATGACACCGCGAACTGAACTAGAGGGGCCTGTGATGAGTTAGTGGGCTGAGGATGACGTAACTCGAAGAAGAACAACCCGAAGATGAACAGATGGATGGAGTTGTTGATCTGAGTCGACTGAATCGAGGAGGGCCGACGATCTAGAGTGGTCTGAGTGCTGCTGTGAACTGGGCAACGACGCCAGAATTGAAGAACCTTGTGAGTTGGGTGACGGAGGACGGAACTGAGCGAGGACCAACGAGTCTAGGCCTTGGAGAACGAGCGACGATTCTGGGCGATCTGAAAAACTGACGGCTCTGGGTCGAAAATGATCTGGAAACCGACGGGAACCGATGGGTCTTGTCTGATGCAGACGAAGGGgtctgaagcttctgatgccggATCTGATTTGGAGATGATGTCGCTGAAGTCGAAGAAGAAGACATTGGTCGTTCTTTGACGGACGCCTAGGATCAGACAAATGACGACGATAGTAACGCAGTTAAGAGGTGAAAAACCCTAACAACGGGGTTCTAACTCctcaaatttggaaaaactgaaattaaaaaacaaagagacaaagtcctcttagatctttgctctgataccaagtcaaatagaacaaaattgagagaatgaatttctgatatattattacacccattctgtggtgtatataaacatattgcaatcgtactacaactattgtgtactactgtactacacaacatatacaaggtaagtagttataataatatattcccttgctagtctattcctaatagggaactatgactcacactaacactcgaCACATTGAGATGGACTGCCACTATATAAGAGATAAGATACAAGATGGATCTGTTGTCACTAAATTTTTGGGTTCTACACATCAATTGGCAGATGTTTTTACCAAAACTTTGGGAAAGAAAACTTTCATCCCTATGATTGGCAAGTTGGGAGTTAGAGATATTCattctccaacttgagggggagtgttaggaAACTTATTCTAAATATCTCCTCTGTATTGGGAATGTTTGATCTGTAGATATCTGTTACTTTTGTACTCCTTGATTATAGCTTGATTGTAGGATCAGAGATATTGTAGGATAAGAGAGATTAGTGCCTTGTGAATAGGTCTGTACCTTCTACATGTAATCGTTATTGTATCAATGCAAATCACTTCAgccattcttctttcttttagaaATTAGTTACTTTTATTTCAAAAGTTTGTTATAGATTATAGTATATTATACAATTGTTgtctaacatggtatcagaacTTGAAGTGTCTAATACGTATTATTCAATTCTTGTTAGGTTAATTTGCAAGGTTTAGGTAGTGGGGGGTTACCAGCATGTTTTTCTATCCAGGCCGTATAGTTCTCTATCCGGTTTCAACATACGTGCCATATGAGTCTGCATCGCACGAGAGAGAATTCTTGTCAAGTTGATATACATTGTTGCCACAAAAAGGACAATAGTTATCCAACGTTCCCCACAAATCATACATGCATGTGTTACAGCAGAACTAGAATATTTTTTGTCTTAATAAAAGCTAGAAAAAACTTATCTCTAGGACAAGAACTTGAAGAAAAACACAGATTGTATATGACAGGGAGCACATAAAATATCCCTCCTCTACAATCACACACTTGCAAGTAGAATTACAATCCTTACAGATTCCTAATTCCTCTTGTAGTTTTGGATTTCTAATTGGTATACAGACCTAACATGAATCCAGTGAGATATATCAGCAATGGTCTATTTCATCGCTCAGTACAGATCTAGGAGTACCCTCCAACAAGCAAGAGACCGGCGGAATAGTAAGCGTTTGCAGTTGTCCATAAGCATTCCAACAATAAGGGTCTGACATCATATCTCCTACAGCAGGAAGAAGCTCAACATCTGAGAGTGTTAAGTTAGTGCATGGCAGAGAATCACTGCAGGCAAAATGCATTGGAGCATTCCGGACATCATAGGTTCCCTTTATGCCCAAGTATAGGATGTCCGATACATATACCGCTGCAGTTTGATTGATGCACTTCTTAGTAGGGCAGTAAAATTGATCAATCATTATCGGGTTCCTAACATTGTCCATGTGAATGTTACTGAATGTTACTCCAGATACTGCTCCGGATCCACCCTGCCATGTCTTGATCCGAACTCCATTATCCGAAACTCTAATTATTGAGTCTCGAACTGTAATATTTTTCACACATGCTCGCGAGTTGTGGTTTCCTAGACTCCCAATGCTAAGCACAACAGCGAGGAAAACATTGGTcagttgagaaaaaaaaaaattcgtaaATTAATTAGATCATACTGATGAGTAAACGAAAACCAATAGGGAATTACCTGATTCCATGACCAGGACCGCAAGTGATGTTTCTTATGTCTACATCATAACAGCCTGATCCAATTGATACACAATCATCACCTACAGAACAGAAGTGATATTATTAACATCATGAGAGCCAATGGGCCGGGATAAATAGTGGTATTGAAGGTTTAGTAATGCTCCTACCATTAGAAATGACTGAATTATAAATTTTGACATCATTAGTATTCTGTATGTGAATCCCATCTGTATTTGGACTTCGAGCAGGAGCTGATATAGAAATGGACTCTACATGCACATTCCTGCAACCATCAAATCTGAAGTGGAATTGGGGGCTGTTCTTAATCGTAAGACCTTGTACTGTCAAGTTAGAGCTCATGAAAAACCTAATGGCCTGCATAAAAAAATCATGACATAAATCAAAGCACAATAATATACTTGGCTAACGTTACATAGAACAAAACTTTGCAACTTACAACTGGGCTATCACATGGTCCGGGCAAGGTGGTTCCATTTATCCCCTGTGAAAAATTGATTAATATTAGGAGTTTCCTAAATCACCAAAAATTTAAGACCAAATATGAACCACTTAAAAAAAATACCATGTGGGGTTTGCAGGGAAGATGCCACCATTTGTCTCCTCTCCCATCTATAACACCACCCCCTTGCAGCGACATCTCGTTGATTCGATAAAAGACGAGCCATTGGCGCCTGCTGTTGTTTTTTGGCCAGGACTCTGGTCCATCAGGTGGTACTATAGTCCCATCAACCTTATTCACAGTACCAAATGTACCCAAAATGATAAGTCTTTTTCTCACCTTGAGTTGGCCAAAAAGTGACAAGAAATTAGTACATTACCTGTAACACCAGGCCTGAAAGGCAGGGACCGGTAAATATTGTGGACTGAATCATGAATGTGAAATGGTTCGGAACAAGTATCTTTGCTGGTGATTCACTTTGGCAGGCTGTGTCCCAAGCCATCTTCAATGCCTGTGTGTCATCTGTTTGGCCATCCCCAACAGCCCCATATGATCGAACATCAAAAACACCAGGTGTAGAGTTGTATGGATTCTTAGGCTCTTCGGGAGGAGGACTATAACTAGCTGTAGGTCCAGGTGAAGTGGAAGGAGGCTGTGAAATGTAAGAAATCCTGTGAGGGTGGTTGTGCTTGCTGTGTTTGGTATGGTTATGCCATCTGGCTTGGGTTGACAGAAGAAAGAAGCCAAAGAATAAAACGCACATTAGTGACAATTTGGAAAGCTTCTTCATGGTGAGGGATTCACTAAGCTCCAGTCAATATTGGGAACAAAGAGAATTTTTAGTGCTCCaactaacaaagaaagagtTTACTTTCACTGAAACTCAACAAGCTAGGCTGGCCGGTTTGTCATTGTCAACCTATGTTTTGGGAAGTAGGAACTAGTGGGAGATGGAGAATGTGACCAGTTTGAGTACTATTTGAGCAAGTTGGACAAGGTGAAGACTTGGGGTTTTGGGGGTTTGGGTTCATGCAGAATCAGAAAGGGTGAGGAGGGTGTATATATAGTATGGTTTTGGTAGTGGAGGTGCTTCAAACTTTTTAACTATGCTGCAATTCTTTTAATGGTTTTAAGGGGGTGGAAACCGACCAATACCCATAGAGGAATTggctgcccttttttttttttttttctttttgttggttCAGGGAAAAGGTAACGGAATAACGAGAATTGGAAATGGGTGGGCAATCCATAAATAAAGCCCCCATGTTCTTCCCATAACTGTCATTTTCTTTGGCCGCAAATTTAGTTTTTGCAGCAGTAAtaagtattttattttgttaaaaagatAGGCACGATCTAACACTAGTGCCCTCATtctctttgttgctttggagttTGGACAAGTCCCATTTCAAAAGGATCGAATTACTGACACCAAAAGTATATATAATGAAAACTCATTTACAAGTAGTTAGTATAATCCTAGAGCCTAGCTAGCTTCAAAATTAGGAACACCATGTATACTTAATAAGCCTCAATGCCTCATGCCAAGCCTAATCCGCCCAAGAAACCTTATCAATGTCCAATGATTCACATCTGGTGTCATCTCTAATCTCCTAAATAGCATGTGTAGTTTATCTTCTCAAGTCTACCTCCTGTTAGATGTCGATAACTCGAGATATACTTCATTCATTTAGCAGATAGACTACGAGTGAGAAATAACAAAGGCTACTTTCTTAAATATACTAGTATAGATAAATAAACGGTCATCTTTCCATtcgaaaaaaagaacaaaaaacccGTTTAAATACAACAATACAACATAGTAATCTCGACCATTAATCTCTGTTTGAGATTAAAACATAAAACACTTCACTAACTAACCACGCAAATCTAGTCAGCAAAACATGTACACATACAATAACGAGGTCCGGAGCCAAATATACATGGTGTTGCTTCTCAGTCCTTACTTGGTCCTCTCAAACTAGTAGGTACGCCTTCATAAAAGTGGAGCCTGAAGGGTTTTCCCTTTAGGTCTGTGAAGTGAGTTCTCGGGTTTGGCTACCCTCTTCTTATTTTCCCTATTGTTGGGAGTAGTCTGGTCGCCAAGAAATGGAGGAGCTGATGATGAGGCACCGCTTGACTTGGTCGACATTGCTGCCACCTATAATTATAATACAAAATTCGTAACAATTGAGTTCAATCCAAGTATCTAAAATGAAAACGCATATATAGGCTGCAGCTTCTAGATCAGATCAATTGTCGCAGATTAGTTAAGTTAGAACTTAGTAGACCAAATAAATGCTAGTTTAACTGGTCTCCGAGGGGTCAATcggtgatgtaggacgagattttagccaattttaaccaaaaatcttgaaaagaaagaagcattttcacattaagaagaataatttgaatattggaaattggtattcaaatggacttcttaatgatggaattaatcataaattactcttctggatatatcgggattcttgAGCAAAATCTTAATTGGGATTccaagcgtaatattctttagtatctaggattttatttccgatttttatttaatcaggtttaattaggtttcctagttttagtctacaataaattgttctttatatTTTCTAGTTATATTAGGTTTATattatgtgccctatataagacacctcttagattgtaattttcattcaagttatcaataaaaaaccaaatattagagaagtttctttatgtttcttacggctgtgcccgtaattgctagtggattctagctcatctcatatggcttttgacgtttgacggagcctcttactatcgtgttcatgcttcccgcatca
Above is a genomic segment from Rosa chinensis cultivar Old Blush chromosome 3, RchiOBHm-V2, whole genome shotgun sequence containing:
- the LOC112193914 gene encoding polygalacturonase At1g48100; protein product: MKKLSKLSLMCVLFFGFFLLSTQARWHNHTKHSKHNHPHRISYISQPPSTSPGPTASYSPPPEEPKNPYNSTPGVFDVRSYGAVGDGQTDDTQALKMAWDTACQSESPAKILVPNHFTFMIQSTIFTGPCLSGLVLQVDGTIVPPDGPESWPKNNSRRQWLVFYRINEMSLQGGGVIDGRGDKWWHLPCKPHMGINGTTLPGPCDSPVAIRFFMSSNLTVQGLTIKNSPQFHFRFDGCRNVHVESISISAPARSPNTDGIHIQNTNDVKIYNSVISNGDDCVSIGSGCYDVDIRNITCGPGHGISIGSLGNHNSRACVKNITVRDSIIRVSDNGVRIKTWQGGSGAVSGVTFSNIHMDNVRNPIMIDQFYCPTKKCINQTAAVYVSDILYLGIKGTYDVRNAPMHFACSDSLPCTNLTLSDVELLPAVGDMMSDPYCWNAYGQLQTLTIPPVSCLLEGTPRSVLSDEIDHC